A stretch of Brassica napus cultivar Da-Ae chromosome C6, Da-Ae, whole genome shotgun sequence DNA encodes these proteins:
- the LOC125588469 gene encoding beta-galactosidase 15-like, with product MEVEKKPPHKVEKKKRRWDEETWVETAVESRLCNVYATIVSHDGRAITIDGHRRVLLSGSIHYPRSTPEMWPDLIRKSKEGGLDAIETYVFWNAHEPTRRQYDFSGKLDLIRFLKTIQDEGLYGVLRIGPYACAEWNYGGFPVWLHNMPGMMFRTTNKAFMDEMQNFTTMIVDMVKKENLFASQGGPIILAQIENEYGNVMGPYGKSGKAYIKWCANMAQSLDVGVPWIMCQQNDAPQPMLNTCNGFYCDNFVPNNPNTPKMWTENWTGWFKQWGGKNPHRTTEDVAFSVARFFQRGGTFNNYYMYHGGTNFDRTAGGPYITTSYDYDAPLDEYGNLNQPKYGHLKQLHDVLHSMERTLTYGNISTIDFGNSASITTQTSMMVKKPNEAEDTPSTLKWSWRPENVDNFLLKGKGESTQTQLFDQKVVTNDQSDYLWYMTTVKFKKRDPFSGKNMSLRVNSTAHVLHAFVNGKHIGSQHAENGKFNYVFEKDVKFKSGRNVIALLSITVGLANYGAFFESKPAGITGPIFITGRNGDETIVKDLSAHKWGYKTGLIGFESQLFRTESMSKWSVESVPFNRTMTWYKTTFKSPLGNDPVVVDLMGLGKGTAWVNGNNIGRYWPAFISSENGCDAKCNYRGAYHAEKCLTNCGEPTQRWYHVPRSFLNAEGDNTLVLFEEMGGNPSLVSFQTTRVGSVCANVYEKNIIELSCDRKPISAIKFASFGNPDGDCGSFVKGTCESSNNTVDILTQECVGKEKCSIDVSTEKFGAPDCSGAVRRLAVEAIC from the exons ATGGAGGTGGAAAAGAAACCACCACACaaggtggagaagaagaagagacgatGGGATGAAGAGACATGGGTGGAGACGGCAGTGGAGAGCAGGTTGTG TAATGTCTATGCCACAATCGTTTCTCATGATGGCCGAGCCATTACCATTGATGGTCACCGCCGAGTTCTCCTTTCTGGTTCGATTCATTATCCTAGAAGCACTCCTGAG ATGTGGCCGGATCTTATCAGAAAAAGTAAAGAAGGAGGTCTTGATGCGATCGAAACATATGTCTTCTGGAATGCGCATGAGCCTACTCGCCGTCAATATGATTTTTCTGGAAAATTAGATCTTATTCGATTCCTGAAAACCATTCAAGATGAAGGATTGTATGGTGTTCTTCGCATAGGACCATATGCATGTGCTGAGTGGAATTACGG aGGATTCCCAGTTTGGCTGCACAACATGCCTGGAATGATGTTCAGAACTACAAATAAAGCATTTATG GATGAGATGCAAAACTTCACAACTATGATAGTAGACATGGTcaagaaagaaaatttatttgcaTCACAAGGAGGCCCAATTATTCTTGCTCAG ATAGAAAATGAGTATGGAAATGTAATGGGACCCTACGGAAAATCGGGTAAAGCATACATTAAGTGGTGTGCAAACATGGCTCAGTCTCTTGATGTTGGTGTTCCGTGGATAATGTGTCAACAAAATGATGCTCCTCAGCCTATG ttGAATACATGTAATGGATTTTATTGTGACAATTTTGTACCAAACAATCCCAACACTCCTAAGATGTGGACTGAGAATTGGACCGGATG gtTTAAGCAATGGGGTGGCAAAAATCCCCATAGAACAACCGAAGATGTTGCATTTTCTGTTGCAAGATTCTTCCAAAGAGGAGGaacttttaataattattatatg TACCATGGAGGCACCAACTTTGACAGAACTGCAGGTGGTCCATACATCACAACTTCATATGATTATGATGCTCCCCTTGACGAATATg GTAATTTGAATCAACCAAAATACGGGCATTTGAAACAACTTCATGATGTTCTTCACTCGATGGAGAGAACTCTCACGTACGGAAACATCTCCACCATTGACTTTGGAAACTCTGCATCG attaccACTCAAACTTCAATGATGGTTAAGAAGCCAAATGAAGCTGAGGATACCCCTTCAACTCTTAAATGGTCATGGAGACCAGAGAACGTGGACAACTTCCTTTTGAAAGGAAAAGGAGAATCTACACAGACACAACTATTTGATCAGAAAGTAGTAACCAATGACCAAAGTGATTATCTATGGTACATGACTACCGTTAAGTTTAAAAAACGAGATCCATTTTCGGGTAAAAACATGTCTCTTCGCGTCAACAGTACTGCTCATGTCCTTCACGCTTTTGTCAATGGAAAACATATTG gtaGTCAACACGCTGAGAATGGTAAATTTAACTATGTATTTGAGAAAGATGTGAAGTTTAAGTCTGGTCGTAATGTCATTGCTCTTCTTAGCATAACTGTGGGACTTGCG AACTATGGTGCTTTCTTTGAAAGTAAGCCTGCTGGAATCACTGGACCCATTTTTATTACTGGAAGAAATGGTGATGAAACTATAGTTAAGGACTTGTCTGCTCATAAATGGGGCTATAAAACCGGTTTAATTGGGTTTGAGAGCCAACTCTTTAgaacggaatcaatgtctaaatGGTCAGTTGAAAGTGTACCGTTTAACCGAACCATGACATGGTATAAG ACTACATTCAAGTCTCCCTTGGGAAATGATCCGGTTGTTGTCGATCTTATGGGACTTGGAAAAGGTACAGCTTGGGTAAATGGAAACAACATTGGACGTTATTGGCCGGCATTCATTTCAAGCGAAAATGGTTGTGATGCAAAATGTAATTATAGAGGTGCTTATCATGCTGAAAAATGTCTGACCAATTGTGGTGAACCCACACAAAGATG GTACCATGTTCCTCGTTCTTTCTTGAATGCAGAAGGAGATAACACACTAGTTTTGTTTGAGGAGATGGGAGGAAACCCATCGCTTGTCAGTTTCCAAACTACTAGAGTGGGAAGTGTATGTGCTAACGTCTACGAGAAAAATATTATTGAGCTTTCATGCGATAGAAAACCAATTTCTGCCATCAAATTTGCATCATTTGGTAACCCAGATGGCGATTGTGGATCTTTTGTAAAAGGAACTTGTGAATCAAGTAATAACACGGTTGATATTCTCACACAAGAATGCGTTGGAAAAGAGAAGTGTTCCATTGATGTCTCAACGGAAAAGTTTGGAGCACCAGATTGCAGTGGTGCTGTCAGAAGGCTCGCCGTCGAAGCTATATGCTAA
- the LOC106383056 gene encoding coatomer subunit beta'-1, translating to MPLRLEIKRKFLQRSERVKSVDLHPTEPWILASLYSGTVCIWNYQTQTMVKSFEVTELPVRSAKFVSRKQWVVAGADDMFIRVYNYNTMDKIKVFEAHADYIRCVAVHPTLPYVLSSSDDMLIKLWDWEKDWVCTQIFEGHSHYVMHVTFNPKDTNTFASASLDRSIKIWNLGSPDPNFTLDAHLKGVNCVDYFTGGDKPYLITGSDDHTAKVWDYQTKTCVQTLDGHTHNVSAVCFHPELPIIITGSEDGTVRIWHATTYRLENTLNYGLERVWAIGHMKGSHRVVIGYDEGSTMVKLGREIPVASMDNSGKIIWAKHNEIHTVNIKSVGTDEVTDGERLPLAVKELGTCDLYPQSLKHNPNGRFVVVCGDGEYIIYTALAWRNRSFGSALEFVWSSEGEHAVRESSSKIKIFSKNFQEKKTVRPTFSAERIFGGTLLAMCSSDFICFYEWAECRLIRRIDVTVKNLYWADSGDLVAIASDSSFYILKLNRDIISSYMDGGKEIDEEGIEDAFELLNETNERVRTGLWVGDCFIYTNSSWRLNYCVGGEVTTMYHLDRPMYLLGYLANQSRVYLIDKEFNIIGYTLLLSLIEYKTLVMRGDLEQANQVLPSIPKEHHNSVAHFLESRGMTEDALEVATDPDYRFELAIQLGRLEVAKDIAVEAQSESKWKQLGELAMSTGKLGMAEECMRHAVDLSGLLLLYSSLGDAEGLTKLAALAKEQGKNNVAFVCLFMLGQVEDCLHLLVESNRIPEAALIARSYLPSRVSEIVALWRKDLTKISPKAAESLADPEEYPNLFEDWQVALSVEERAAETRGVHPPAGDYGSHTHRDYTTLVEAFRIMQIEEEERLEHGDVLDEVGGEGEEENQEAEEESGDGKEENAEEEGVVVDADSTDSAVLVNGNESEEQWVLTPQQE from the exons ATG CCTCTGAGACTCGAAATCAAG CGCAAGTTTCTTCAAAGATCAGAAAGAGTCAAATCTGTAGATCTCCATCCAACCGAACCATG GATCCTGGCAAGTTTGTATTCCGGAACAGTCTGCATCTGGAATTATCAGACACAG ACTATGGTCAAGTCTTTCGAGGTGACTGAATTGCCTG TTCGGTCTGCTAAGTTTGTTTCACGCAAGCAGTGGGTTGTAGCTGGAGCTGATGACATGTTCATTCGTGTCTACAACTACAACACGATGGATAAGATCAAAGTCTTTGAGGCTCATGCTGATTACATTAGGTGTGTTGCTGTTCATCCCACCCTTCCCTATGTCTTATCGTCATCAGATGATATGCTCATCAAGCTCTGGGACTGGGAGAAGGATTGGGTTTGCACTCAGATTTTCGAAGGCCATTCCCATTATGTTATGCATGTGACTTTCAATCCCAAAGACACCAATACTTTTGCTAGTGCATCGCTTGACCGTTCCATTAAA atatGGAATCTTGGTTCTCCGGATCCAAATTTTACTTTGGATGCACATTTGAAAGGGGTCAATTGTGTTGACTACTTTACTGGTGGGGACAAACCATACCTAATCACTGGTTCTGATGACCATACTGCTAAG GTGTGGGACTACCAAACAAAGACTTGCGTTCAAACGCTTGACGGTCATACACACAATGTTTCTGCAGTGTGTTTCCATCCAGAGCTCCCAATAATTATCACGGGATCCGAGGATGGAACTGTTCGCATATGGCATGCCACCACTTACAG ACTGGAGAATACATTGAACTATGGCCTTGAGAGGGTTTGGGCTATTGGACACATGAAAGGTTCACACCG GGTTGTAATTGGTTATGACGAAGGGTCCACAATGGTGAAACTTGGCCGTGAAATACCAGTGGCTAGTATGGACAACAGTGGGAAAATTATTTGGGCTAAACACAATGAGATACATACTGTGAACATCAAGAGCGTTGGCACAGATGAG GTCACTGATGGTGAGAGACTACCTTTGGCTGTTAAAGAGCTAGGGACTTGCGATCTTTATCCTCAA AGTCTGAAGCACAACCCTAATGGTAGGTTTGTCGTTGTTTGTGGAGATGGTGAGTACATCATTTACACTGCCTTGGCATGGAGAAATAGGTCGTTTGGCTCGGCCCTGGAATTTGTTTGGTCATCTGAGGGGGAACATGCTGTCAGGGAAAGCTCGTCAAAGATCAAGATCTTCAGCAAGAACTTTCAG GAAAAGAAGACTGTGAGGCCTACGTTCTCAGCAGAGCGCATTTTTGGTGGGACGTTATTGGCTATGTGCTCAAGTGATTTTATCTGCTTCTATGAGTGGGCGGAATGTAGATTGATTAGGCGAATAGATGTTACCGTGAAA AATCTTTATTGGGCTGACAGTGGCGATCTAGTTGCAATTGCCAGTGATTCATCATTCTACATCCTTAAGCTCAAT CGCGACATTATTTCCTCTTATATGGATGGCGGTAAAGAAATTGATGAGGAAGGCATTGAAGATGCATTTGAGCTTCTCAATGAAACCAATGAACGTGTTCGGACTGGCTTATGGGTTGGAGATTGTTTTATCTATACCAACTCTTCTTGGAGGCTTAACTACTGTGTTGGTGGTGAG GTAACGACAATGTATCATCTGGACCGACCTATGTACTTGTTGGGTTATCTCGCTAATCAAAGTCGAGTTTATCTAATTGACAAAGAGTTCAA TATTATTGGTTACACTTTACTTTTAAGTTTGATTGAGTACAAGACTCTTGTCATGCGTGGAGATTTGGAACAGGCTAATCAAGTCTTACCTTCAattcctaaggagcatcataaTAG TGTGGCGCACTTTTTGGAATCACGTGGAATGACAGAAGATGCTCTGGAAGTAGCTACTGATCCTGATTACAGATTTGAGTTGGCCATACAGCTCGGTAGATTGGAGGTCGCAAAG gACATCGCCGTAGAAGCACAAAGTGAGTCTAAATGGAAGCAACTTGGAGAATTAGCGATGTCCACTGGGAAG CTGGGTATGGCTGAGGAATGCATGAGGCATGCTGTGGATCTGAGTGGTCTGTTACTGCTTTATTCTTCCTTGGGAGATGCAGAAGGATTGACGAAGCTGGCAGCACTAGCCAAAGAGCAAGGAAAGAATAATGTCGCCTTTGTTTGCTTGTTCATGTTGGGTCAAGTAGAAGACTGCCTGCATCTTTTGGTGGAAAG TAATCGGATACCTGAAGCTGCTCTGATAGCACGATCGTACCTTCCGAGCAGGGTCTCCGAAATAGTGGCATTGTGGAGAAAGGATTTGACCAAG ATAAGCCCAAAGGCTGCTGAATCGCTGGCTGATCCTGAAGAGTATCCCAATCTGTTTGAAGACTGGCAAGTTGCCCTATCCGTTGAAGAAAGGGCTGCAGAGACAAG GGGCGTCCATCCTCCTGCTGGGGATTATGGCAGTCATACACACAGAGACTACACAACTTTGGTGGAAGCTTTTAGAATCATGcaaattgaagaagaagagaggctTGAGCACGGGGATGTTCTCGACGAG GTTGGGGGAGAGGGAGAAGAGGAGAATCAGGAAGCTGAGGAAGAGAGTGGTGATGGGAAGGAAGAGAATGCGGAAGAAGAGGGAGTTGTGGTGGACGCTGACTCTACAGATAGCGCTGTGCTAGTTAATGGGAACGAGTCTGAAGAACAGTGGG TTCTAACACCACAGCAGGAGTAG
- the LOC106383058 gene encoding protein SYS1 homolog, with product MFYGTAVWDPWLIVGQIICLQCSFYLSLGVFMILFLGLRVPRLSLVYFFDYATLTTSTVTGWCVIASFLFTSLAGAVYMIFVVERARKCLDFSATLYIIHLYLCILNGGWPSSMAWWVVNGTGLAVMALLAEYLCIKREQHEIPMDRFHSRV from the exons ATGTTCTATGGCACAGCAGTATGGGACCCTTGGCTTATCGTTGGCCAGATTATATGCCTTCAGTGCTCATTCTATCTCTCTCTCGGAGTcttcatgatcctctttcttGGCCTTCGTGTTCCTCGCCTTAGCCTTGTCTACTTCTTCGATTACGCTACTCTCACTACTTCTACCGTCACCGGTTGGTGTGTCATTGCCTCTTTCCTCTTCACTTCACTTGCAGG GGCTGTGTACATGATATTTGTGGTGGAGCGAGCACGGAAATGCCTAGATTTCTCTGCGACTCTCTATATCATACATCTCTACTTGTGCATCCTCAATGGTGGATGGCCTTCGTCTATGGCATGGTGGGTTGTTAATGGCACGGGGCTTGCTGTTATGGCTTTGCTAGCTGAGTACCTTTGCATTAAACGCGAGCAGCATGAGATTCCTATGGATCGTTTCCATTCCA GGGTTTGA
- the LOC106383059 gene encoding FCS-Like Zinc finger 10, with protein MAEADPDSSDSSDLKPNSSAPLFSIPRFFVAKESDAAGRSPTSPLDFTIFGGLFSPRSPPAAPSSPRFRNRWACDKVGLSLLSSSVGEEEGHEEGLFNVVLAPQIKPRLFGSCVKSYSLPKNYAAPSMSSDAVNIEEEHNIHDSEEHNSPRRSSSSPMDIISSQAYSRSLSAREMALSEDYTCIISHGPNPKTTHIFGDCILDCDPKELGTKDETEKPEGDDDSFLCLCTDKPQNHIHMHSETSATAEEKESDKGVVEDCLEISPGTSYNEDLFPMAS; from the exons atgGCTGAGGCTGATCCAGACTCCTCAGATAGTTCTGATCTGAAACCCAATAGCAGCGCCCCACTCTTTAGCATCCCTCGCTTCTTTGTCGCTAAAGAGTCTGATGCAGCGGGGAGGAGCCCTACTTCTCCCCTTGATTTTACAATCTTTGGTGGCCTCTTTAGCCCCAGGTCTCCTCCAGCTGCTCCCTCATCTCCCAGGTTTCGCAACAGATGGGCTTGTGACAAAGTCGGCCTCTCTCTTCTAAGCTCCAgcgttggagaagaagaaggccaTGAGGAGGGCTTATTCAACGTCGTGCTTGCCCCTCAAATCAAGCCCAGGCTGTTTGGTTCTTGTGTTAAATCCTATTCGTTGCCTAAGAACTATGCCGCCCCTTCCATGTCTTCTGATGCGGTGAACATTGAAGAGGAGCATAACATTCATGACTCAGAGGAACATAACTCCCCGAGGAGATCAAGCTCATCTCCTATGGATATAATCTCCAGCCAGGCTTACTCTCGCTCGCTCTCTGCACGTGAGATGGCACTCTCTGAGGACTATACCTGTATTATTTCCCATGGGCCAAACCCAAAGACAACTCATATTTTTGGTGATTGCATCCTGGATTGTGACCCCAAAGAGTTGGGAACCAAGGATGAAACTGAGAAACCGGAAGGCGATGATGATTCTTTCCTCTGCTTATGCACCGACAAACCTCAGAACCACATTCATATGCACAG CGAGACATCAGCAACAGCAGAAGAGAAGGAAAGTGACAAGGGGGTTGTTGAAGATTGTTTGGAGATATCGCCTGGAACAAGTTACAACGAGGATCTGTTTCCTATGGCCTCTTAA
- the LOC106356326 gene encoding beta-galactosidase 15-like, producing the protein MEVEKKPPHKVEKKKRRWDEETWVETAVESRLCNVYATIVSHDGRAITIDGHRRVLLSGSIHYPRSTPEMWPDLIRKSKEGGLDAIETYVFWNAHEPTRRQYDFSGKLDLIRFLKTIQDEGLYGVLRIGPYACAEWNYGGFPVWLHNMPGMMFRTTNKAFMDEMQNFTTMIVDMVKKENLFASQGGPIILAQIENEYGNVMGPYGESGKAYIKWCANMAQSLDVGVPWIMCQQNDAPQPMLNTCNGFYCDNFVPNNPNTPKMWTENWTGWFKQWGGKNPHRTTEDVAFSVARFFQRGGTFNNYYMYHGGTNFDRTAGGPYITTSYDYDAPLDEYGNLNQPKYGHLKQLHDVLHSMERTLTYGNISTIDFGNSASSDATISFQGESYVVPAWSVTILPDCKNEAYNTAKITTQTSMMVKKPNEAEDTPSTLKWSWRPENVDNFLLKGKGESTQTQLFDQKVVTNDQSDYLWYMTTVKFKKRDPFSGKNMSLRVNSTAHVLHAFVNGKHIGSQHAENGKFNYVFEKDVKFKSGRNVIALLSITVGLANYGAFFESKPAGITGPIFITGRNGDETIVKDLSAHKWGYKTGLIGFESQLFRTESMSKWSVESVPFNRTMTWYKTTFKSPLGNDPVVVDLMGLGKGTAWVNGNNIGRYWPAFISSENGCDAKCNYRGAYHAEKCLTNCGEPTQRWYHVPRSFLNAEGDNTLVLFEEMGGNPSLVSFQTTRVGSVCANVYEKNIIELSCDRKPISAFKFASFGNPDGDCGSFVKGTCESSNNTVDILTQECVGKEKCSIDVSTEKFGAPDCSGVRRLAVEAIC; encoded by the exons ATGGAGGTGGAAAAGAAACCACCACACaaggtggagaagaagaagagacgatGGGATGAAGAGACATGGGTGGAGACGGCAGTGGAGAGCAGGTTGTG TAATGTCTATGCCACAATCGTTTCTCATGATGGCCGAGCCATTACCATTGATGGTCACCGCCGAGTTCTCCTTTCTGGTTCGATTCATTATCCTAGAAGCACTCCTGAG ATGTGGCCGGATCTTATCAGAAAAAGTAAAGAAGGAGGTCTTGATGCGATCGAAACATATGTCTTCTGGAATGCGCATGAGCCTACTCGCCGTCAATATGATTTTTCTGGAAAATTAGATCTTATTCGATTCCTGAAAACCATTCAAGATGAAGGATTGTATGGTGTTCTTCGCATAGGACCATATGCATGTGCTGAGTGGAATTACGG aGGATTCCCAGTTTGGCTGCACAACATGCCTGGAATGATGTTCAGAACTACAAATAAAGCATTTATG GATGAGATGCAAAACTTCACAACTATGATAGTAGACATGGTcaagaaagaaaatttatttgcaTCACAAGGAGGCCCAATTATTCTTGCTCAG ATAGAAAATGAGTATGGAAATGTAATGGGACCCTACGGAGAATCGGGTAAAGCATACATTAAGTGGTGTGCAAACATGGCTCAGTCTCTTGATGTTGGTGTTCCGTGGATAATGTGTCAACAAAATGATGCTCCTCAGCCTATG ttGAATACATGTAATGGATTTTATTGTGACAATTTTGTACCAAACAATCCCAACACTCCTAAGATGTGGACTGAGAATTGGACCGGATG gtTTAAGCAATGGGGTGGCAAAAATCCCCATAGAACAACCGAAGATGTTGCATTTTCTGTTGCAAGATTCTTCCAAAGAGGAGGaacttttaataattattatatg TACCATGGAGGCACCAACTTTGACAGAACTGCAGGTGGTCCATACATCACAACTTCATATGATTATGATGCTCCCCTTGACGAATATg GTAATTTGAATCAACCAAAATACGGGCATTTGAAACAACTTCATGATGTTCTTCACTCGATGGAGAGAACTCTCACGTACGGAAACATCTCCACCATTGACTTTGGAAACTCTGCATCG TCAGATGCAACAATTAGTTTCCAAGGAGAATCTTACGTTGTCCCGGCTTGGTCTGTTACCATTTTACCGGATTGCAAAAATGAGGCTTATAACACCGCAAAG attaccACTCAAACTTCAATGATGGTTAAGAAGCCAAATGAAGCTGAGGATACCCCTTCAACTCTTAAATGGTCATGGAGACCAGAGAACGTGGACAACTTCCTTTTGAAAGGAAAAGGAGAATCTACACAGACACAACTATTTGATCAGAAAGTAGTAACCAATGACCAAAGTGATTATCTATGGTACATGACTACCGTTAAGTTTAAAAAACGAGATCCATTTTCGGGTAAAAACATGTCTCTTCGCGTCAACAGTACTGCTCATGTCCTTCACGCTTTTGTCAATGGAAAACATATTG gtaGTCAACACGCTGAGAATGGTAAATTTAACTATGTATTTGAGAAAGATGTGAAGTTTAAGTCTGGTCGTAATGTCATTGCTCTTCTTAGCATAACTGTGGGACTTGCG AACTATGGTGCTTTCTTTGAAAGTAAGCCGGCTGGAATCACTGGACCCATTTTTATTACTGGAAGAAATGGTGATGAAACTATAGTTAAGGACTTGTCTGCTCATAAATGGGGCTATAAAACCGGTTTAATTGGGTTTGAGAGCCAACTCTTTAgaacggaatcaatgtctaaatGGTCAGTTGAAAGTGTACCGTTTAACCGAACCATGACATGGTATAAG ACTACATTCAAGTCTCCCTTGGGAAATGATCCGGTTGTTGTCGATCTTATGGGACTTGGAAAAGGTACAGCTTGGGTAAATGGAAACAACATTGGACGTTATTGGCCGGCATTCATTTCAAGCGAAAATGGTTGTGATGCAAAATGTAATTATAGAGGTGCTTATCATGCTGAAAAATGTCTGACCAATTGTGGTGAACCCACACAAAGATG GTACCATGTTCCTCGTTCTTTCTTGAATGCAGAAGGAGATAACACACTAGTTTTGTTTGAGGAGATGGGAGGAAACCCATCGCTTGTCAGTTTCCAAACTACTAGAGTGGGAAGTGTATGTGCTAACGTCTACGAGAAAAATATTATTGAGCTTTCATGCGATAGAAAACCAATTTCTGCCTTCAAATTTGCATCCTTTGGTAACCCAGATGGCGATTGTGGATCTTTTGTAAAAGGAACTTGTGAATCAAGTAATAACACGGTTGATATTCTCACACAAGAATGCGTTGGAAAAGAGAAGTGTTCCATTGATGTCTCAACGGAAAAGTTTGGAGCACCAGATTGCAGTGGTGTCAGAAGGCTCGCCGTCGAAGCTATATGCTAA
- the LOC106383055 gene encoding protein FAR1-RELATED SEQUENCE 8-like, producing the protein MMGGNNVYSPPDQSLSPNSNLCITIEEVSQSSEQLVVDGDDDLPIVGDNPPDDLHDCDGLLDEFPAQSNGSEKCSLASPPPATGMEFDSYDDAYSYYNSYARDLGFAIRVKSSWTKRNSKEKRGAVLCCNCEGFKTLKEPNSTRRKETRIGCQAMIRLRLIELDRWKVDEVKLEHNHSFDPERAHNSKSHKKACGDGDGGAAKRKPEPPLDVQVRTIKLYRTTAIDSNGETSDDHLHSSKRLDLRGGGGFRVLQDFFFQSQLTNPNFFYSMDLGDDGGLRNVFWIESRARAAYSHFSDVVVFDTTCLSNAYELPLVAFVGINHHGDPILLGCGLVADQTPETYVWLFRAWLTCVSGRPPLTFVTEHCKSIQTAVSEVFPRAHHRLSLSHVLQCIVGVQDSESFRMALNTVVYGYLKVEEFEVAWEEMIIRFGLTNDETIRGLFQDREQWAPVYLKDTFLAGALTFRLENAAAPFIFSSYVHQHTSLREFLEGYESFLDKKYTNEALCDLESSKSIPELKTTHPYESQMAKVLTKEIFTRLQEEVVATSSCSGVTQVHSSNGSASSSYVVKEREGEKVRDFEVVYETNAAAGVRCFCICGGFSFNGYQCRHVLLLLSHKGLEEIPSQYILQRWRKDVKRLYIADFGSGCVDVMNPVQWYEHLHRRAMQVVEQGMRSKEHCRVAWEAFKECVNRVTEKSS; encoded by the exons ATGATGGGTGGTAATAACGTCTACTCTCCGCCCGACCAGTCCCTCTCCCCAAACTCTAATCTTTGCATCACG ATCGAGGAGGTTTCTCAGAGCAGCGAGCAGCTGGTCGTAGACGGAGACGATGACCTTCCAATCGTCGGAGACAACCCTCCTGACGACCTCCACGATTGCGATGGATTGCTTGATGAATTCCCAGCTCAAAGCAACGGATCCGAAAAGTGTTCGCTGGCGTCTCCTCCGCCCGCTACGGGAATGGAATTCGACTCCTACGACGACGCCTACAGTTACTACAACTCCTACGCGAGGGACCTCGGTTTCGCCATCAGGGTCAAATCCTCGTGGACAAAGCGTAACAGCAAGGAGAAACGCGGCGCCGTCTTGTGCTGCAACTGCGAAGGCTTCAAGACGCTTAAAGAACCAAACAGCACAAGGAGAAAAGAGACCAGAATCGGTTGTCAGGCCATGATTCGCCTCCGGTTGATCGAACTCGATAGATGGAAAGTCGATGAAGTCAAACTGGAACACAACCACTCCTTTGATCCCGAAAGAGCACACAACTCTAAGTCTCATAAGAAAGCGtgtggtgatggtgatggtggtgCTGCCAAGAGAAAACCTGAACCGCCTCTTGATGTCCAAGTCCGTACCATCAAGCTGTATAGGACCACTGCTATTGACTCTAATGGGGAGACAAGTGATGATCACTTGCACTCTTCAAAGCGTTTGGATctcagaggaggaggagggtttAGAGTCTTGCAAGACTTCTTCTTCCAATCTCAGCTTACAAACCCCAACTTTTTCTACTCCATGGACCTCGGGGACGACGGGGGCCTCAGGAACGTCTTCTGGATTGAGTCTCGAGCCAGGGCTGCTTACTCCCACTTCAGCGACGTGGTTGTCTTCGACACGACGTGTTTATCCAACGCCTACGAGCTCCCTCTCGTGGCGTTTGTTGGAATTAACCACCATGGAGATCCCATTTTACTCGGATGTGGTTTGGTCGCTGACCAGACCCCCGAGACCTACGTCTGGCTCTTCAGAGCGTGGCTCACCTGCGTGTCGGGCCGTCCCCCGCTGACCTTCGTCACGGAGCATTGCAAGTCGATCCAGACTGCAGTCTCTGAAGTTTTTCCTAGGGCTCATCACCGTCTTAGCTTGTCCCACGTCTTGCAATGCATTGTTGGAGTGCAAGACTCTGAGTCATTCCGTATGGCGCTGAACACTGTGGTTTACGGTTATCTCAAGGTCGAGGAGTTTGAAGTGGCTTGGGAGGAAATGATCATTCGGTTTGGGCTGACGAATGACGAGACCATCCGGGGCCTGTTTCAAGATCGAGAACAGTGGGCTCCTGTTTACCTCAAGGACACGTTTTTGGCCGGGGCGCTGACTTTTCGATTGGAGAATGCAGCGGCTCCGTTTATCTTCAGCAGCTACGTTCACCAGCACACGTCCTTGAGAGAGTTTCTTGAAGGGTACGAATCTTTTCTGGATAAAAAGTACACAAACGAAGCCTTGTGCGATTTAGAGTCGTCGAAATCGATCCCGGAGCTCAAAACAACGCACCCGTACGAGTCTCAGATGGCGAAGGTGTTGACAAAGGAGATATTCACAAGGCTCCAAGAGGAGGTAGTGGCGACGTCTTCGTGTTCTGGAGTAACGCAAGTCCACTCATCAAACGGCTCGGCCTCCTCCTCGTACGTGGTTAAAGAGCGGGAAGGAGAGAAAGTTAGAGACTTTGAGGTCGTCTACGAGACAAATGCAGCAGCAGGGGTACGTTGCTTCTGTATCTGTGGTGGTTTTAGCTTCAACGGGTACCAATGCAGACACGTGCTCCTCCTGCTCAGCCACAAGGGCTTGGAGGAAATCCCGTCTCAGTATATACTGCAGCGTTGGCGCAAGGACGTGAAGCGTCTCTATATTGCGGATTTCGGGTCAGGCTGTGTGGATGTAATGAATCCGGTTCAGTGGTACGAGCATTTGCACAGAAGAGCGATGCAGGTTGTTGAACAAGGGATGCGATCGAAAGAGCACTGTAGAGTTGCCTGGGAAGCGTTTAAGGAGTGTGTGAATAGAGTGACAGAGAAGTCTTCGTAG